In Brevibacillus brevis NBRC 100599, a single genomic region encodes these proteins:
- the mreC gene encoding rod shape-determining protein MreC — MSFFGNKRLIIVLVGLVLLISVVGFTSRERVSLTWPEMFFKDTFSVVQGFFYRPAQAVSGFFQEIEEAYGVYEENKALKASLDQYARLSAELHTLKADNDRLREMVGAKDSLKSYNLHFAEVVARNPDTWNNVVTIDQGLKSGIKKDMAVITAKGMVGRIQSVANFSATVELLTSYERRDHISADILTEQIVDGKPMYRQVSGVIEEYDAQKRLLVMRKIPWGQAIKKDQQVISSGLGGVVPRNLPIGYIVRVEPDDYGLTQTAYIQPSADFSQLNEVMVVERDFTIGPNGELIPQQPAGQTQKTVPPAPPASGGGQ, encoded by the coding sequence ATGTCGTTTTTCGGGAATAAGCGGCTTATCATTGTACTTGTAGGCTTGGTCCTGCTTATCTCCGTCGTGGGCTTCACTTCTCGTGAACGGGTTAGCCTGACCTGGCCAGAAATGTTCTTCAAAGATACCTTCAGCGTGGTGCAGGGCTTTTTTTATCGTCCTGCCCAGGCTGTTTCTGGCTTTTTTCAGGAAATAGAAGAAGCGTACGGCGTGTATGAAGAAAACAAGGCACTTAAGGCAAGCTTGGATCAATACGCACGTCTAAGTGCCGAATTGCACACACTCAAGGCAGATAATGATCGCCTTCGAGAAATGGTGGGGGCAAAAGATTCACTTAAATCTTACAACCTTCACTTCGCGGAAGTTGTGGCGAGAAACCCTGATACATGGAACAACGTCGTTACCATCGATCAAGGATTAAAAAGTGGTATCAAAAAGGATATGGCTGTCATTACAGCCAAAGGAATGGTCGGGCGCATACAAAGTGTTGCCAACTTTTCAGCTACGGTTGAATTGTTGACGAGCTACGAGCGACGTGACCATATCTCAGCGGATATTTTGACTGAGCAGATCGTTGACGGCAAGCCTATGTACCGTCAGGTTAGTGGTGTTATTGAAGAGTACGACGCGCAAAAGAGATTGCTCGTCATGCGCAAAATCCCTTGGGGACAGGCAATTAAAAAAGATCAGCAAGTTATTTCATCCGGCTTGGGAGGAGTTGTCCCTCGCAATTTGCCAATCGGCTATATTGTTCGCGTAGAGCCAGATGATTATGGCTTGACTCAAACCGCCTACATCCAGCCAAGCGCTGATTTTTCACAATTGAATGAAGTCATGGTTGTGGAACGAGACTTCACAATTGGCCCCAATGGTGAATTGATCCCGCAACAGCCAGCTGGTCAGACACAAAAAACTGTCCCTCCGGCTCCACCTGCTAGCGGGGGTGGTCAGTAA